The proteins below are encoded in one region of Misgurnus anguillicaudatus chromosome 24, ASM2758022v2, whole genome shotgun sequence:
- the LOC129438268 gene encoding NXPE family member 3, whose amino-acid sequence MKRTTREQYINRERPCLKIMFTGICLVLICFLIVWSYTGRKQNKQPPHIFWSQPFAKLYNSRNSSTSPADVRIEISSEDSESSSSSFYSEFGISSESYSSLQQTLYWAGPDRSITNVSMSTSPGHSTFIIQNLKDSYQIGEELFVTIHARDFNNKPKRYGGDFFQAKLFSSKKASVFGEVVDLLNGSYSVRFLLPWVGEAQVAVRLIHSSEAVQVLKHHRATDSDRVSFLGYFEGPGPNGTRLKETVLCNVKSDKNGLERIKIGDCCCEYKDSRTGEEWRCQRPKSLPCSARVYHSFGQYINHVTAKEAMFLNPSNKGINGLKNTIKILTSNGSTTIDVTQKCRPGLHTPVPAGFYLNDVWTSLVCSTRHFTSQTTTQCLKDKHIYMMGDSTLRQWFELLVKIVPTLKQMNLHVLHQAGPLIAVDVENNIDLHWRAHGVPLRSRKTEVTNLHYVSNEIDDLTGGPHTVFVFHLGIHFTTFPLDYFTKRVLRIRKAVLDLLQRAPATTVIIKTANTGFKDVFGSDWYSLQLDTILRWAFQDVGVYILDVWQMTACHYNKENIHPGGVILKNEMDILLSFICPE is encoded by the exons ATGAAACGTACAACTCGAGAACAATACA TCAACAGGGAGAGACCCTGTTTAAAAATTATGTTTACTGGGATCTGCCTTGTACTAATATGTTTTCTG ATTGTATGGTCCTATACAGGACGTAAACAAAACAAGCAACCTCCACACATTTTTTGGTCACAACCCTTTGCAAAACTTTACAACTCCAGAAACTCCTCTACCTCTCCTGCAGATGTTCGGATAGAAATCAGTTCAGAAGACTCAGagtcaagttcaagttcattttactCTGAATTTGGAATCAGTTCAGAAAGTTACTCAAGTTTACAGCAAACTCTCTACTGGGCTGGGCCAGACAGATCAATTACAAATGTGTCTATGAGTACAAGTCCAGGTCACTCCACTTTCATCATTCAGAACCTGAAAGACAGCTACCAAATAGGGGAGGAGCTTTTTGTTACTATCCATGCCAGAGACTTTAACAATAAACCTAAACGTTATGGAGGGGATTTCTTTCAAGCAAAGCTGTTCTCATCTAAAAAG GCCAGTGTGTTTGGGGAGGTGGTGGATTTGCTCAACGGCTCCTACTCTGTGCGTTTTCTTCTGCCGTGGGTTGGAGAGGCACAGGTGGCTGTGCGTCTGATCCACTCCAGTGAAGCTGTGCAGGTCCTCAAGCATCACAGAGCTACTGATTCTGACAGAGTGTCTTTCCTTGGATATTTTGAAGGACCAGGACCGAATGGGACCCGCCTGAAAGAAACAGTGTTGTGCAATGTGAAGTCAGACAAGAATGGACTGGAGAGGATCAAAATTGGAGATTGTTGCTGTGAATACAAAGATTCTCGCACTGGAGAAGAATGGCGCTGTCAGAGACCAAAATCACTGCCATGCAGCGCTCGTGTGTATCACTCTTTTGGACAGTATATCAACCACGTGACTGCCAAAGAAGCAATGTTTTT GAATCCAAGCAACAAGGGTATCAATGGACTAAAAAACACAATCAAGATTCTTACCTCTAACGGAAGTACAACAATTG ATGTAACACAGAAATGTCGCCCTGGTTTGCATACACCAGTTCCTGCTGGCTTTTACCTGAATGATGTGTGGACATCTTTGGTGTGCAGCACCCGTCATTTTACTAGCCAAACAACAACACAGTGCCTGAAAGACAAACACATCTACATGATGGGAGACTCTACCTTGAGACAGTGGTTTGAGTTACTGGTGAAAATTGTACCAA CTTTAAAGCAGATGAATCTGCATGTTCTACATCAGGCAGGTCCTCTTATAGCAGTGGATGTGGAGAACAACATTGACTTACACTGGAGGGCTCACGGTGTTCCTTTACGAAGTCGTAAAACAGAAGTTACTAATCTGCACTATGTCAGTAATGAGATTGATGATCTGACTGGAGGACCTCATACTGTATTTGTTTTTCACCTGGGGATCCACTTTACGACATTTCCTCTAGATTACTTCACCAAAAGAGTGCTGAGGATCCGCAAAGCGGTACTAGATTTGTTACAGCGTGCACCAGCAACTACTGTTATAATCAAGACGGCCAACACTGGCTTTAAG GATGTGTTTGGCAGTGACTGGTATTCTTTGCAGTTGGACACAATTCTACGGTGGGCTTTTCAGGATGTTGGTGTTTATATTCTAGATGTGTGGCAAATGACAGCCTGTCACTACAACAAAGAGAACATTCATCCAGGTGGTGTTATCCTCAAAAATGAGATGGACATTTTACTTTCTTTTATTTGTCCTGAATGA